One stretch of Streptomyces sp. 135 DNA includes these proteins:
- the recX gene encoding recombination regulator RecX, whose translation MTRRTDWADHTTPESRPGAAGRGHGGGVDQGGVGPDDGRGFQNGDETGSHGDDRTGFRGGDGHREGGTGRSGGRRRRRGGFGDHQDGGPPPSSRAEKGDPSTGDPAERARAICLRLLTGTPRTRKQLADALRKREIPDDVAEEVLSRFEEVGLINDSAFADAWVESRHHGRGLARRALARELRTKGVESTLIDEAVGQLDSEQEEATARELVARKLRSTRGLDRDKRLRRLAGMLARKGYGEGMALRVVRQALEEEGEDTEDLGYEAF comes from the coding sequence GTGACACGGCGAACGGACTGGGCGGACCACACCACCCCCGAAAGCCGCCCCGGCGCCGCGGGGCGGGGCCACGGGGGCGGTGTGGATCAGGGCGGCGTCGGCCCGGACGACGGCCGCGGCTTCCAGAACGGTGACGAGACCGGTTCGCACGGCGATGACCGGACGGGCTTCCGGGGCGGTGACGGCCACCGGGAGGGTGGCACCGGCCGGAGCGGCGGGCGTCGCCGACGCCGTGGCGGCTTCGGCGACCACCAGGACGGCGGCCCCCCTCCCTCGTCGAGGGCCGAGAAGGGGGATCCGTCGACGGGGGATCCGGCTGAGCGGGCGCGGGCGATCTGTCTGCGCCTGCTCACCGGTACCCCGCGCACGCGCAAGCAGCTCGCCGACGCGCTGCGCAAGCGGGAGATCCCCGACGACGTGGCGGAGGAAGTCCTCTCCCGCTTCGAAGAGGTCGGGCTGATCAACGACAGCGCCTTCGCGGACGCCTGGGTGGAGTCCCGGCATCACGGCCGAGGCCTGGCCCGCCGGGCGCTCGCCCGGGAGCTGCGCACCAAGGGCGTGGAGTCCACGCTGATCGACGAAGCCGTGGGGCAGCTCGACTCGGAGCAGGAGGAGGCGACCGCGCGAGAGCTGGTCGCCCGCAAGCTCCGTTCCACGCGCGGCCTCGACCGCGACAAGCGGCTCCGTCGCCTCGCGGGCATGCTCGCTCGCAAGGGCTACGGGGAAGGCATGGCGCTCAGAGTGGTCCGGCAGGCCCTGGAGGAAGAGGGCGAGGACACCGAGGACTTGGGGTACGAGGCGTTCTGA
- a CDS encoding cysteine dioxygenase family protein → MSVSPPSASASVTPASARSTAPTAPTAAELLDFVRRSAADPDLIASLPLDPEGRTWVRLEGPGGSEAWLIGWPPGTGTGWHDHAESVGAFLTAAGTLKENSLAVRLPTDGWKTLELSEDVDRERELKVGEGRAFGRNHVHEVLNESTTEHAISVHAYYPPLPRIRRYSRTGEVLRLESVERPEDWQ, encoded by the coding sequence GTGTCTGTTTCCCCACCTTCCGCTTCCGCCTCCGTCACGCCCGCGTCCGCGCGCTCCACCGCTCCGACCGCTCCGACCGCCGCCGAACTCCTCGACTTCGTCCGCCGCAGCGCGGCCGACCCCGACCTCATCGCCTCCCTTCCGCTCGACCCCGAGGGCCGCACCTGGGTGCGTCTGGAGGGGCCCGGTGGCAGCGAGGCGTGGCTGATCGGCTGGCCGCCGGGTACCGGAACCGGCTGGCACGACCACGCGGAGTCGGTCGGCGCCTTCCTCACCGCGGCGGGCACCCTCAAGGAGAACTCGCTCGCCGTGCGCCTGCCCACCGACGGCTGGAAGACCCTGGAGCTCTCCGAAGACGTCGACCGCGAGCGTGAGTTGAAGGTCGGTGAGGGCCGCGCCTTCGGCCGTAACCACGTACACGAGGTGCTGAACGAGTCGACCACCGAGCACGCCATCTCCGTACACGCCTACTACCCGCCCCTCCCCCGGATCCGCCGCTACAGCCGCACCGGCGAGGTGCTCCGCCTGGAGTCCGTGGAACGCCCGGAGGACTGGCAGTGA
- a CDS encoding rhodanese-like domain-containing protein, with amino-acid sequence MAVSDRPTGIDELLERVRRDLDRVGPQEAYDVARAGGLLVDIRYAALRERDGLIPGALVVERNELEWRLDPQGSHRAPQATDHDLRVVVFCNEGYASSLAAASLRQLGLRHATDLIGGFQAWKAAGLPVAV; translated from the coding sequence CTGGCAGTGAGCGATCGGCCGACCGGTATCGACGAGTTGCTGGAGCGCGTACGGCGCGACCTGGACCGGGTCGGCCCCCAAGAGGCGTACGACGTCGCGCGGGCCGGCGGCCTGCTGGTCGACATCCGGTACGCGGCACTGAGGGAGCGCGACGGCTTGATCCCCGGAGCCCTGGTCGTCGAGCGCAACGAACTGGAGTGGCGCCTCGACCCCCAGGGCAGCCATCGCGCCCCGCAGGCCACGGATCACGATCTGCGCGTCGTCGTGTTCTGCAACGAGGGCTACGCGTCGAGCCTCGCGGCCGCTTCCCTGCGGCAGTTGGGCCTGCGTCACGCGACCGACCTCATCGGCGGCTTCCAGGCGTGGAAGGCGGCAGGGCTCCCGGTCGCGGTGTGA
- a CDS encoding FtsX-like permease family protein, with the protein MMLRYALQTVRDRKGGFLGAFLALMCAAALITACGTLLETGLRGTVKTERYAAAPVIVSADQNVHQTTVKHKKGKTKVKHKKGKTKVKHKAKPIAERAWLPADAIERRLKKAPGVGEVVPELTFLAQPLTAAAAIDRDRPAYGHAWRSAALTPFRLVDGRAPRASGDLVIDRDLADRTGLAPGDRLTVQSTQSPRTYRITGVAAPESGALSHQTSLFFSSGEAERLAAHPGMVSAFGVVPDRNTGVADLKRAVAHALDGTTAQVSAGDDRGPVEFLDAAGARVKLVSMGGAMGGTSLLVAVLVVVGTFALSVQQRHRELALLRAVAATPQQIRKLLGREALLVGPAAGVIGSLAGIPLGGWLHGRFVETGAVPATLERAVSVFPPCVAIGATVLGAWAAARIAGRRIVRIRPAEALAEARVERSRPAWGRIVAGLVLLAGGAVLVAVLSALRTEAASTPVTFLAVVVLACALALLGPFVVRAAAALLRGPLRLTGATGKLAHANLRGNAARMAAAVTPLALLTGMTCTVLFVQPTLGDAARAQARDGIRANWVLVAQGPGIPAQAARELRTAEGVEAATEVVRTTVRVGLDKYPAQGVTPEGLARTWDPDVVAGSLKGFGAGSVAVSELAADQLGLKPGGTLALTLGDGTKAELTVRAVYARGLGFGDLTMARDLVARHVDNPLAATVLVKSDRTQEQLAAAVEKFPGVQVLSPAVADGLQAERQQANAEVNHLAMGLVLAFTAIAVVNTLAMSVSERMREFAMLRLAGATRRQVLRMLRTEALSVLFIGTALGSGVALAVLTAFSVGMTGSAAPTVTPLVYVSVVAVAGLLALLATALPGRAVLRSLPVTVAAAKE; encoded by the coding sequence ATGATGCTGCGCTACGCACTGCAAACGGTCAGGGACCGCAAAGGCGGATTCCTGGGTGCCTTCCTCGCGCTGATGTGTGCCGCCGCGCTCATCACGGCCTGCGGCACGCTTCTGGAGACCGGCCTGCGCGGCACCGTCAAGACCGAGCGTTACGCCGCCGCACCGGTGATCGTCTCCGCCGACCAGAACGTCCACCAGACCACGGTCAAGCACAAGAAGGGCAAGACCAAGGTCAAGCACAAGAAGGGCAAGACCAAGGTCAAGCACAAGGCGAAACCGATCGCCGAACGGGCCTGGCTGCCGGCCGATGCCATAGAGCGCAGGCTCAAGAAGGCTCCGGGCGTCGGTGAGGTCGTGCCCGAACTGACGTTCCTTGCACAGCCGTTGACGGCCGCCGCCGCGATCGACAGGGACAGGCCCGCGTACGGACACGCATGGAGGTCCGCCGCCCTCACCCCGTTCCGCCTCGTCGACGGCCGTGCTCCGCGCGCGTCAGGCGACCTCGTCATCGACCGTGACCTCGCGGACCGCACCGGACTGGCCCCCGGCGACCGCCTCACCGTCCAGTCGACGCAGAGCCCGCGTACCTACCGCATCACCGGCGTCGCCGCCCCCGAGAGCGGTGCCCTCTCCCACCAGACCTCGCTCTTCTTCTCCTCCGGAGAGGCCGAGCGGCTCGCGGCGCACCCCGGAATGGTCAGCGCCTTCGGCGTCGTACCGGACCGCAACACCGGCGTCGCCGACCTCAAGCGTGCCGTCGCACACGCCCTCGACGGTACGACGGCGCAGGTCAGCGCGGGTGACGACCGCGGGCCCGTCGAGTTCCTCGATGCGGCCGGTGCCCGCGTCAAGCTCGTCAGCATGGGCGGCGCGATGGGCGGCACCTCCCTCCTCGTCGCGGTTCTCGTGGTCGTCGGCACCTTCGCCCTCTCCGTCCAGCAGCGCCACCGCGAACTGGCCCTGCTCCGTGCCGTCGCCGCGACGCCCCAGCAGATCCGCAAGCTGCTCGGACGCGAGGCCCTGCTCGTCGGGCCCGCCGCGGGCGTCATCGGATCGCTCGCCGGTATCCCGCTCGGCGGTTGGCTGCACGGCCGCTTCGTGGAGACCGGAGCGGTCCCCGCCACCCTGGAGCGCGCCGTCAGCGTCTTCCCGCCCTGCGTCGCCATCGGCGCGACCGTGCTCGGAGCCTGGGCCGCCGCTCGTATCGCCGGGCGCAGGATCGTCCGGATCCGCCCCGCAGAGGCCCTCGCCGAGGCACGGGTGGAGCGGTCCAGACCCGCCTGGGGCCGGATCGTCGCCGGTCTCGTCCTGCTCGCCGGCGGTGCGGTGCTCGTCGCCGTGCTGAGCGCGCTGCGCACGGAGGCCGCTTCGACTCCCGTGACGTTCCTGGCGGTGGTGGTCCTGGCCTGTGCCCTCGCGCTCCTCGGCCCGTTCGTCGTCAGGGCGGCGGCCGCGCTGCTGCGCGGCCCGCTCCGGCTGACGGGGGCGACCGGCAAGCTCGCCCACGCCAATCTGCGCGGCAACGCGGCCCGGATGGCCGCCGCCGTCACCCCCCTCGCCCTCCTCACCGGCATGACCTGCACCGTCCTCTTCGTCCAGCCGACCCTTGGGGACGCGGCCCGGGCGCAGGCCCGCGACGGCATCCGCGCGAACTGGGTGCTCGTCGCGCAAGGGCCGGGCATCCCGGCGCAGGCCGCGCGGGAACTGCGTACGGCCGAAGGCGTCGAGGCCGCCACCGAGGTCGTCCGCACCACCGTGCGGGTAGGGCTCGACAAGTACCCGGCGCAAGGCGTCACGCCGGAAGGGCTCGCCCGGACCTGGGACCCTGATGTCGTCGCCGGATCCCTGAAGGGCTTCGGCGCGGGCAGCGTCGCCGTCAGCGAACTGGCAGCCGACCAGCTCGGTCTGAAGCCGGGCGGCACGCTTGCGCTCACTCTCGGAGACGGCACGAAGGCGGAGCTCACCGTCCGTGCCGTGTACGCCCGCGGGCTCGGCTTCGGCGACCTGACCATGGCTCGCGACCTGGTCGCCCGCCACGTCGACAACCCGCTCGCCGCCACGGTCCTCGTCAAGAGCGACCGTACACAGGAACAACTCGCGGCCGCCGTCGAGAAGTTCCCGGGCGTCCAAGTGCTCTCGCCGGCCGTCGCCGACGGACTCCAGGCCGAACGCCAGCAGGCCAATGCCGAGGTGAACCACCTCGCCATGGGTCTCGTCCTGGCCTTCACCGCCATCGCGGTCGTCAACACCCTCGCGATGTCCGTGTCCGAGCGCATGCGCGAATTCGCGATGCTCCGGCTCGCGGGCGCCACCCGCCGCCAGGTACTGCGGATGCTGCGCACCGAGGCGCTGTCGGTGCTCTTCATCGGCACCGCACTCGGCAGCGGAGTGGCGCTCGCCGTACTGACCGCGTTCAGCGTGGGCATGACGGGCAGTGCGGCACCGACGGTCACTCCGCTGGTGTACGTCTCCGTGGTCGCCGTCGCCGGACTGCTCGCCCTGCTGGCGACCGCGCTGCCCGGCCGCGCTGTCCTCAGGTCACTCCCGGTCACGGTGGCGGCGGCCAAGGAGTAG
- the recA gene encoding recombinase RecA has protein sequence MAGTDREKALDAALAQIERQFGKGAVMRMGERPNEPIEVIPTGSTALDVALGVGGIPRGRVVEVYGPESSGKTTLTLHAVANAQRAGGAVAFVDAEHALDPEYAKKLGVDIDNLILSQPDNGEQALEIVDMLVRSGALDLIVIDSVAALVPRAEIEGEMGDSHVGLQARLMSQALRKITSALNQSKTTAIFINQLREKIGVMFGSPETTTGGRALKFYASVRMDIRRIETLKDGTDAVGNRTRVKVVKNKVAPPFKQAEFDILYGQGISREGGLIDMGVEHGFVRKAGAWYTYEGDQLGQGKENARNFLKDNPDLANEIERKIKEKLGVGVKPEAPVAEPGADAAGAAGAAPAEDAAKTVPAPAAKATKSKAAAAKS, from the coding sequence ATGGCAGGAACCGACCGCGAGAAGGCGCTCGACGCCGCGCTCGCACAGATTGAACGGCAGTTCGGCAAGGGCGCAGTGATGCGCATGGGCGAGCGGCCGAATGAGCCCATCGAGGTCATCCCCACCGGGTCGACCGCGCTCGACGTCGCCCTCGGCGTCGGCGGCATCCCCCGCGGCCGTGTGGTGGAGGTGTACGGACCGGAATCCTCCGGTAAGACGACCCTCACGCTGCACGCCGTGGCCAACGCCCAGCGGGCGGGCGGCGCCGTGGCCTTCGTGGACGCGGAGCACGCCCTCGACCCCGAGTATGCGAAGAAGCTCGGCGTCGACATCGACAACCTCATCCTGTCCCAGCCGGACAACGGCGAGCAGGCACTCGAGATCGTCGACATGCTGGTCCGTTCCGGCGCCCTCGACCTCATCGTCATCGACTCCGTCGCCGCCCTGGTGCCGCGCGCGGAGATCGAGGGCGAGATGGGCGACTCGCACGTGGGTCTCCAGGCCCGCCTGATGAGCCAGGCGCTCCGGAAGATCACCAGCGCGCTCAACCAGTCCAAGACCACGGCGATCTTCATCAACCAGCTCCGCGAGAAGATCGGCGTCATGTTCGGCTCCCCGGAGACCACCACCGGTGGTCGGGCGCTGAAGTTCTACGCCTCGGTGCGCATGGACATCCGCCGCATCGAGACCCTGAAGGACGGCACGGACGCGGTGGGCAACCGCACCCGCGTGAAGGTCGTCAAGAACAAGGTCGCGCCACCCTTCAAGCAGGCCGAGTTCGACATCCTCTACGGCCAGGGCATCAGCCGTGAGGGCGGCCTGATCGACATGGGCGTCGAGCACGGCTTCGTCCGCAAGGCGGGCGCCTGGTACACGTACGAGGGCGACCAGCTCGGCCAGGGCAAGGAGAACGCCCGCAACTTCCTGAAGGACAACCCCGACCTCGCCAACGAGATCGAGAGGAAGATCAAGGAGAAGCTGGGCGTCGGCGTGAAGCCCGAGGCTCCGGTCGCCGAGCCGGGCGCGGACGCGGCGGGTGCGGCGGGCGCGGCTCCGGCCGAGGACGCCGCCAAGACGGTGCCCGCACCGGCGGCCAAGGCCACCAAGTCCAAGGCCGCGGCGGCCAAGAGCTAG
- a CDS encoding helix-turn-helix domain-containing protein, whose protein sequence is MGSIPAPEKTPAPAEASTPPTPQTLQPQTPQRQTALPPPPPEELSDLRVLKALAQPRRQQMLQHLTVHGPATSATLARALGLNTGATSYHLRELARYGFVEETPGSGHGRERWWRAVPGDRRFPPRSRQSPEVRRVMDELNDISYAADLELFEQVRRETGAEPGEWGDAFPYSRGTMRLTVSELREFFEAYIALLNRYKRPDTDTPADARTVLTRFLAFPAPVPEAAPAPAPAPAPAPAPAPAPATPPFPDAPSENRDETEPS, encoded by the coding sequence GTGGGATCGATCCCGGCCCCGGAGAAGACCCCGGCTCCGGCGGAGGCCTCCACCCCGCCCACACCCCAGACGCTCCAGCCGCAGACACCCCAGCGCCAGACGGCCCTGCCACCACCACCCCCAGAAGAACTCAGCGACCTCCGCGTACTCAAAGCCCTCGCGCAGCCGCGCCGCCAGCAGATGTTGCAGCACCTCACCGTGCACGGCCCGGCGACCTCGGCGACGCTCGCCAGGGCGCTCGGCCTCAACACCGGGGCGACCAGTTACCACCTGCGTGAACTCGCCCGCTACGGCTTCGTCGAGGAGACGCCGGGCTCGGGGCATGGTCGTGAGCGTTGGTGGCGGGCCGTCCCCGGTGACCGCCGCTTTCCACCGCGCAGCCGCCAGAGCCCCGAGGTGCGGCGCGTGATGGACGAGCTCAACGACATCTCGTACGCAGCCGACCTCGAACTCTTCGAGCAGGTGCGGCGGGAGACGGGTGCCGAACCGGGGGAGTGGGGCGACGCCTTCCCCTACTCGCGCGGCACGATGCGGCTGACCGTTTCCGAACTCCGTGAGTTCTTCGAGGCGTACATCGCGCTGCTCAACCGCTACAAGAGGCCCGACACCGACACCCCGGCCGACGCCCGCACCGTGCTCACGCGCTTCCTGGCCTTCCCGGCACCAGTACCCGAAGCCGCGCCCGCGCCCGCACCGGCACCGGCACCGGCACCGGCACCCGCGCCCGCACCCGCTACGCCGCCCTTCCCGGACGCCCCCTCCGAGAACCGAGACGAGACCGAGCCCTCATGA